One Cydia splendana chromosome 21, ilCydSple1.2, whole genome shotgun sequence genomic region harbors:
- the LOC134801232 gene encoding ER membrane protein complex subunit 6, whose protein sequence is MATVVKTKDIKPEPVAYSEAALRNNGAVIEYCRTSMAALSGSTAGVLGLTSLYGFMFYVLSVVVLFIMFMVKTGPSWHKYHISRQALLTNSFFASLCTYVLFWTFIYGMVHVY, encoded by the exons ATGGCTACTGTTGTAAAAACGAAGGATATCAAGCCGGAACCCGTGGCGTACAGCGAAGCTGCGCTCAGAAATAATGGCGCTGTTATCGAGTATTGCAGGACTTCGATGGCTGCGCTTTCGGGCTCTACAGCGG GTGTCCTCGGCCTGACTAGCCTCTACGGTTTCATGTTCTACGTCCTCTCCGTAGTGGTGCTGTTCATCATGTTCATGGTGAAGACCGGGCCCAGCTGGCACAAGTACCACATCTCCCGGCAAGCACTGCTTACCAACAGCTTCTTTGCCTCGCTGTGCACTTACGTGCTGTTCTGGACCTTTATCTATGGGATGGTTCATGTatattaa